In one window of Buchnera aphidicola (Cavariella theobaldi) DNA:
- the argF gene encoding ornithine carbamoyltransferase, producing the protein MNTLYQRHCLRLMNITSQELKNVIMLAKKLKKNKKNKEEKKLLKEKNIALIFEKESTRTRCSFEVAAFDQGAHVTYLGPGSTHLGTKESIEDTAKVLSRLYDGIEYRGHSHKTIETLSKYSTVPVWNGLTDTFHPTQLIADLLTITEIMPNKLFCEIKCAYVGDARNNMGNSFLEAASLVGLDLRLVAPKECWPDKNLFIVCQKKALKNNGKIICTENISEGVKDVDFIYTDVWVSMGEIETVWQKRIKLLKKYQVNQSMLHLSNNKNIKILHCLPALHNQKTKIGKSMLKKYGLEKGMEITDDVFQENENIIFEQAENRLHTIKSLMISTLLKNINL; encoded by the coding sequence ATGAACACTCTTTATCAACGTCATTGTTTAAGATTAATGAATATTACTTCTCAAGAGCTAAAGAATGTTATTATGTTGGCAAAAAAGTTAAAAAAAAATAAAAAAAATAAAGAAGAAAAAAAACTACTAAAAGAAAAAAATATTGCTTTAATTTTTGAAAAAGAATCTACACGTACACGATGTTCTTTTGAAGTAGCCGCTTTCGATCAAGGGGCTCATGTTACATATCTTGGACCTGGAAGCACGCATCTCGGAACAAAAGAATCTATAGAAGATACTGCAAAAGTATTAAGTCGTTTATACGATGGTATTGAGTATCGCGGTCATAGTCATAAAACAATAGAAACGCTTTCAAAATATTCTACAGTGCCTGTCTGGAATGGATTAACTGATACATTTCATCCAACACAATTAATTGCAGATTTGTTAACTATAACAGAAATAATGCCTAATAAATTGTTTTGTGAAATAAAATGCGCATATGTCGGTGATGCCCGTAATAATATGGGAAATAGTTTTTTAGAAGCGGCTTCATTAGTAGGATTGGATTTAAGATTAGTTGCTCCAAAAGAATGTTGGCCAGACAAAAATCTTTTTATTGTATGTCAAAAAAAAGCTCTAAAAAATAATGGTAAAATTATTTGTACTGAAAATATTTCAGAAGGAGTTAAAGATGTAGATTTCATTTATACTGATGTCTGGGTATCTATGGGGGAAATAGAAACAGTATGGCAAAAAAGAATAAAATTATTAAAAAAATATCAAGTAAATCAATCAATGCTTCATCTCAGTAATAATAAAAACATAAAAATATTACATTGCTTACCAGCTTTACATAATCAAAAAACAAAAATAGGAAAATCAATGTTGAAAAAATATGGATTGGAAAAAGGTATGGAAATTACTGATGATGTTTTTCAAGAGAATGAAAACATTATTTTTGAACAAGCAGAAAATAGATTACATACTATAAAATCTTTAATGATATCGACTTTATTAAAAAATATTAATTTATAA
- the pyrB gene encoding aspartate carbamoyltransferase produces MRNSLYKKNIISINDLQRSELELVLKKSAILKKNPQPNLLKNKIIASCFFEASTRTRLSFETAIYRLGASIIGFSDSNNISLKKKGETLADTIAVISSYADAIIIRHPQEGSARLATEHSNGVPIFNAGDGSNQHPTQTLLDLFTIQETQTRLDHLNIAMVGDLKYGRTVHSLTQALAKFQNNQFFFISPDALSMPSYINDMLCKKEIHWKKYHNLEDIISEIDILYMTRIQKERLDSTEYANAKSKFVLHAATLKHARNNLKILHPLPRIDEINYDVDHTPYAWYFKQAENGIYARQAILSLVLIEKHI; encoded by the coding sequence TTGAGAAATTCATTATATAAAAAAAATATTATTTCCATAAATGATTTGCAACGTAGTGAATTAGAATTAGTTTTAAAAAAATCTGCTATTCTTAAAAAAAACCCACAACCTAATTTATTAAAAAACAAAATCATTGCTAGTTGTTTTTTTGAAGCATCAACACGTACAAGATTATCTTTTGAAACTGCTATTTATCGTTTAGGAGCATCAATAATAGGATTTTCTGATAGTAATAATATTTCTTTAAAAAAAAAAGGAGAAACATTAGCAGATACTATTGCAGTAATTAGTTCTTATGCCGATGCAATTATTATTCGGCATCCGCAAGAAGGATCTGCACGTTTAGCTACAGAACACTCCAATGGAGTACCAATCTTTAATGCTGGAGACGGATCAAATCAGCATCCTACACAAACACTACTAGATTTATTTACGATTCAGGAAACTCAAACGAGATTGGATCATTTAAATATTGCTATGGTCGGTGATCTTAAATATGGACGCACGGTACACTCATTAACACAAGCATTAGCAAAGTTTCAAAATAATCAATTTTTTTTTATTTCACCAGATGCTTTAAGTATGCCTAGCTATATTAATGATATGCTGTGCAAAAAAGAAATACATTGGAAGAAATACCATAATCTTGAAGATATTATTTCTGAAATAGATATTCTGTACATGACAAGAATTCAAAAAGAAAGATTAGATTCTACTGAATATGCTAATGCTAAATCTAAATTTGTACTACATGCTGCTACTTTAAAACATGCACGCAATAATCTAAAAATATTACATCCATTACCTCGTATAGACGAAATTAATTATGATGTTGATCATACACCATATGCTTGGTATTTTAAACAAGCAGAAAATGGTATTTATGCGCGTCAGGCTATATTATCACTCGTATTAATAGAAAAACACATATAA
- the pyrI gene encoding aspartate carbamoyltransferase regulatory subunit: MNKLQVEAIRTGSVIDHIPAHIGFKLLSLFRLTETEKRITIGFNLPSKKLGKKDIIKIENTFLSDDQINQLAIYAPCASVNYINQYNVVGKIFPHLPKQIKRILICPNTNCISHNQAAISNFTLIKDKHNNMNLKCKYCEKEFDKNIVLSY, from the coding sequence ATGAACAAATTACAGGTAGAAGCTATTAGAACAGGAAGTGTTATTGACCATATTCCAGCACATATTGGCTTTAAACTTCTCTCATTATTTAGACTCACTGAAACCGAAAAACGCATCACAATAGGTTTTAACTTACCATCTAAAAAATTAGGGAAAAAAGATATCATAAAAATTGAAAATACCTTTTTAAGTGATGATCAAATTAATCAATTAGCTATTTATGCTCCATGTGCCTCTGTAAATTATATTAATCAATATAACGTAGTCGGAAAAATTTTTCCTCATTTACCAAAACAAATAAAACGCATTTTAATTTGTCCAAATACTAATTGTATCAGTCATAATCAAGCAGCTATTTCTAATTTTACATTAATAAAAGATAAGCATAACAATATGAATTTAAAATGTAAATATTGTGAAAAAGAATTTGATAAAAATATCGTTTTATCGTATTAA
- a CDS encoding Rid family detoxifying hydrolase, which yields MSYIIDTKNAPHAIGPYSQAIKIDNFLIISGQIPIDIKSQKIPKNIKEQTNIVLKNIQSIIHAAGLEVKDIIKTTIFLTDLKNMHIVNDIYKKFFIENKANFPARSCVEISALPKDADIEIEAMAYLIKN from the coding sequence ATGAGCTATATAATAGATACTAAAAATGCCCCTCATGCTATTGGACCATATTCACAAGCAATAAAAATAGATAATTTTTTAATTATCTCTGGACAAATACCTATTGATATAAAATCTCAAAAAATACCAAAAAATATAAAAGAACAAACAAATATTGTATTAAAAAATATTCAATCTATTATTCATGCAGCAGGCTTAGAAGTTAAAGATATTATTAAAACAACTATTTTTTTAACTGATCTTAAAAACATGCATATTGTGAATGATATATATAAAAAATTTTTTATAGAAAACAAAGCAAATTTTCCTGCACGATCTTGTGTGGAAATTAGTGCTCTTCCTAAAGATGCAGATATTGAAATTGAAGCTATGGCATATTTGATAAAAAATTAA